The genomic stretch AAACATTTCACACCTCCGGAAAGAGCGTTGCGAAATCCGTGATCTTCGCCGGGAGAAGCGATACGGTATCCTCTATCACGAATTACGGTCATATATACTAAACATTTCGCCGTATTTAATCAACATCACGTCTGCCTGTGGCCGACTACCGATATCCCCGCTCGGTCGGCCCCGGTCAGGAGATCCTCCTTCCCGATGAGGATTGTTTTTCCGGCCTCCACCGCGAGAACCCTCGCTTTCACCTCGATCATCGCCTGAAGGGTGCTGGGGCCGACAACAGGAACGTCGAACCGCATATCCTGGTTCGGTTTACTCACCTTTATCACGACAGCCCCTTCAGAGGCGTACCTCCCCCCTCTCCTTATCGCTTCATCGGTCCCTTCAATCGCCTCTATCGCCATAACAGCACGGTCTTTCACGACGACGGTCTGGCCTATATCCAGTCCCCCGATCTCCTTCGCGATCTTCCATCCGAAGGCGATGTCTTTCAACTCATCGCGGGAAGGCCCGCTTTTCGTCATCATACCATCAGGGGCAAGTATGCCTGAACAGAAATCAGTGGTATTCAGGAGGGAGATTCCGTCTTTTTCGAGCTCCTTCGTGATCGCGAGGAGGATCGAATCATCCCGTCTGTCCTTGAGGGTAAAGAGCAGCTTTACCGCTCTCAGATCAGGCGTAATCCTGCTCTTGTAAAGGAGCGACTTTGGTACCTTTCCCGCCATTACCGCTTCTTTTACTCCGGAGCGTTTCAGGGATTCTATGATTTCACCCAGCTTGCCGACGTTTACCCATCGGATATCGTCGACGCAGGCCGACAGTCCCTCGTCAGCGAGAGGTTCGAGGGCGACCGCGATGACACGGAATCCCTTTGCCCTCGCCTCAGCAGCAACGGCCTTTGGAAGGTCTCCCATTCCTGCTATCAAGCCTACTGTCTTCATATGAGAATGAGTTCAGATCCTCCGGTAACGGTTTGACTTCCTTTTCCTTCGGTTCCTTCCCGGCAGTGATTCGGGAAGATTCCTCTTCATCCGACGGGACAGGAAGCAGAGGTCGTCTTCTCTCTTGACCGTATGCGGGAAATGAAATAACTAACGGGTTGCCGCCCCGTGATCTCGTGATTCGTCTGCTCAGTAACGTTCAGCGACTATCTGCAGATTCCCCTCTTGTTCTTTTCTATAAACTCGATGAAGATTCTTATCTCTTCGGTGCTTGGCAGTTCTGCCTTGATCTTCTTGATGGCGTCCTTCAGGGTTCTCTTCTCTCTGAAGAGTATCTTGTATGCCTTCTTGAGCGCATTGATGCTCGCATCGCTGAATCCCTGCCTTTTCAGTCCCACGGTATTCAGGCCGAAGAGCTTCGCCCTGGCTCCGGATGCTATGGTATAGGGCGGAATGTCCTGGCCTATGCCACTGAACCCACCGACCATCGCATAGGCACCGATCCTCGTGAACTGATGCACCGCAACAAGGCCTCCGACGACGGCATAGTCATCAATGGTTACGTGGCCGGCAAGGGTCGCCGCATTCGCCATCGTGACGTGGCTGCCGATCTTGCAGTCATGGGCGATATGGACGTAGGCCATGAGAAAATTATGGTCTCCGATGACGGTCAGTCTGTCACCGCTCACAGAGGCCCTGTGGATGGTTGTGCATTCCCGTATGATGTTCCCGTTCCCGATGACGAGACCGGTCTCTTCGTTCCGGTATTTTAGGTCCTGCGGCGGCAGACCGATGCTCGTGAACGGGTATATGGTGCAATCTTCGCCGATCTCCGTCTTTCCCTCAATCACGACATGAGATGAGAGCTTTGTCCCCCTCTTCACAGTCACTTTGCCTTTTATGATGCAGAAGGGCCCGATGGACACATCCTTATCAATGGTTGCCTCTCTGTCTACGATAGCCGTAGCATGGATCGCCTTTGTCATCAGGACACCTTCCCTGAGTTGTCGGAGGCATCCTCTGTTCTTTGGCTATTCTCCTTCTTGAGTACCATAGCCGTGAAGTCTGCCTCTGCAACGACCTTTCCGTCTACGAGGGCGGTCCCCGAGAACTTCCAGACATTTCCCCGCTGTTGGAGGGCAATTACCTCGAGCCGCAGCTGGTCGCCGGGCACAACAGGCTTCCTGAACTTCGCCTTCTCTATGCTCATGAAGTAGACCGCATCCCCCTGCACTCCGGAGCGGAATGCCATGATCCCCGAAACCTGGGCCATCGCCTCTACGATTAATACTCCCGGCATTATCGGATTTCCCGGGAAATGTCCGATAAAGAAGGGCTCGTTTACCGTCACATTCTTTATGCCGACGGCCTTCTTCCACGGTTCCAACTCGACAATCCTGTCGACCATGAGAAAGGGATATCTGTGGGGAAGAAGATCCTGGATCTCCTTAACGTCCATTATCATGGTGCCTCCTCTAAGCTTTTTATTTTTGCCTCCAGTTCCCGGAGCCTCTTGTTGATCTCCGGAAGCCTTGCAAAGAGAGCGGCCGCCTTGAGAAAGTCTCTGTGCGGTATAGCGGGGCTGCCTGAATAGATGCCTTTATCAAGGTCCCCTAAAACACCGGACTGAGCTCCGACCATGGTGCCGTCACTTATCCGTACATGATCTGGGACCCCGACCTGACCTCCGAGGACAACAAAATTTCCTATCTCGGAACTCCCCGCAATCCCTACCTGAGCGACGATGATCGAGCTTTCCCCGATCTTCACGTTATGGGCGATCTGGACGAGATTGTCAATCTTCGTGCCGCTCCCGATGATCGTATCGCCTGTTGTCGCCCTGTCTATGGTGACGTTTGCGCCTATCTCGACATCGTCTCCTATGACGACACCGCCGACCTGGGGAATCTTGTGATGCCTCCCGTCCTCTAATACATAACCGAAGCCGTCGGAGCCGATCACGGAACCCGCATGAATGATCACCCTGTTGCCGATCTTCGCCTTTTCCCTTACGGTCACATGAGGATAGATGATACAGTCATCACCGATGACCGCATCATCCCCGATAAATACCCCTGGGGAAATGACCGTATTCCTTCCGATGACCGCTCCGTCAGCGATATATGCAAAGGGGCCGACGGAAACGTCAGGGCCTATTGTCGCTCTCGCTGAGACAGATGCCAATGTGCTTATGCCGGTCCGTTTGACCGGTTTCCTATGGAAGAGGGCCAGCAACTCTGCGAAGGCGAGTTGGGGATTCTTTACGATGATCTGGGGTTTCCGCAATTCGGGAATGAATTCCCCAACGAGAACGCACGACGCCTTACTCCGGGCACATGCCTCGATGAGCCTGCGGTCGGAGAGGAAGGTGATCTCACCTTCCTCCACATCGTGGATGCCTGCTACACCCAGAATATCTGTCTCCGGATCCCCTTTGGCTTCTCCGCCGAGACGTGTCGCGATCTCTCCGAGTTTCATGCCGGTGCTGATCCTGAACGAGCCTATTTCTTATCCTTTGTCCTGGTCTCGTTGTAACGCTTTATCACCTTATCGGTTACATCGAGATCTTTCCTCGAGTAGAGGATGATGCCTTCAACATTTTCGAGGATAAGCGAGTATCCGTCTTCCTGGCCTATCTTGTCTATGACCTCCCTGATTTCCTTAATGATGCCTCCCGTAATCTGATCTTCTTTTTTCTTTATCTCCGCCTGGGCATCCTGAACCATCCTCTGGTAATCCCTCAAGAGTCTCTCTATCTCCTCTTCTTTTGCCTTCTTTGCCTCAGCCGAGAGGACTGACCCCTGCTTTTCGAGTTCTGCCTTGAGCTTTTCGACGTTCTTTCCCTTTTCCTCGATGGCGGCCTGTTTCGTCTTTATGAGGGTTTCAAGTTCGGTCTTCGCCTTCTTGCCGGACTCTGATTCATTGAGAGCGACCCTGAGATCGACATATCCGATCTTGACGCCATCTGTGGCGGATGAAGCTTTCACGAGACCCAGCGTCACCAGGAATACCACAAAACCAACCCATAAAACGGAATGCCTCTTCTTCTCTGTTATCTTGCCCATCACTTCCTCCTTACTGTTATTTGATTTTCCTTCTGACGATCTGATCGCTCAGGTAACTTCGGCCCACCTCATCCTGCTCTGCACAGATTTCAAACTTAGAAGAAACTCCCGAAGGCGAACTCCACCTTGCCCTGCGGCTCTCCCGCTTTTCTCTGCAGATTGTATCCATATTCGACTCTTATCGGACCCATCGGGGATATCCATCTGATGCCGGCTCCGGTGGTGGGCCGCATGGGGCAGTCTGTCGCGAGCGGCGCCGGAAGGCATATTGCGGACTTCTTGAAGCTCACACCGGCGTCGGTGGCAGTGCCATAATCAAAGAACGCTACTCCCTTCAATTTCACCTCCGTGAAGATCGGGAATATGTACTCTGCGTTGAATATGAGTTCTCTCGTGCCTCCGATGGGCTGCAGACTCGTGAAATCCCTGG from Thermodesulfovibrionales bacterium encodes the following:
- the lpxI gene encoding UDP-2,3-diacylglucosamine diphosphatase LpxI (LpxI, functionally equivalent to LpxH, replaces it in LPS biosynthesis in a minority of bacteria.) — protein: MKTVGLIAGMGDLPKAVAAEARAKGFRVIAVALEPLADEGLSACVDDIRWVNVGKLGEIIESLKRSGVKEAVMAGKVPKSLLYKSRITPDLRAVKLLFTLKDRRDDSILLAITKELEKDGISLLNTTDFCSGILAPDGMMTKSGPSRDELKDIAFGWKIAKEIGGLDIGQTVVVKDRAVMAIEAIEGTDEAIRRGGRYASEGAVVIKVSKPNQDMRFDVPVVGPSTLQAMIEVKARVLAVEAGKTILIGKEDLLTGADRAGISVVGHRQT
- the lpxA gene encoding acyl-ACP--UDP-N-acetylglucosamine O-acyltransferase encodes the protein MTKAIHATAIVDREATIDKDVSIGPFCIIKGKVTVKRGTKLSSHVVIEGKTEIGEDCTIYPFTSIGLPPQDLKYRNEETGLVIGNGNIIRECTTIHRASVSGDRLTVIGDHNFLMAYVHIAHDCKIGSHVTMANAATLAGHVTIDDYAVVGGLVAVHQFTRIGAYAMVGGFSGIGQDIPPYTIASGARAKLFGLNTVGLKRQGFSDASINALKKAYKILFREKRTLKDAIKKIKAELPSTEEIRIFIEFIEKNKRGICR
- the fabZ gene encoding 3-hydroxyacyl-ACP dehydratase FabZ: MIMDVKEIQDLLPHRYPFLMVDRIVELEPWKKAVGIKNVTVNEPFFIGHFPGNPIMPGVLIVEAMAQVSGIMAFRSGVQGDAVYFMSIEKAKFRKPVVPGDQLRLEVIALQQRGNVWKFSGTALVDGKVVAEADFTAMVLKKENSQRTEDASDNSGKVS
- the lpxD gene encoding UDP-3-O-(3-hydroxymyristoyl)glucosamine N-acyltransferase — protein: MKLGEIATRLGGEAKGDPETDILGVAGIHDVEEGEITFLSDRRLIEACARSKASCVLVGEFIPELRKPQIIVKNPQLAFAELLALFHRKPVKRTGISTLASVSARATIGPDVSVGPFAYIADGAVIGRNTVISPGVFIGDDAVIGDDCIIYPHVTVREKAKIGNRVIIHAGSVIGSDGFGYVLEDGRHHKIPQVGGVVIGDDVEIGANVTIDRATTGDTIIGSGTKIDNLVQIAHNVKIGESSIIVAQVGIAGSSEIGNFVVLGGQVGVPDHVRISDGTMVGAQSGVLGDLDKGIYSGSPAIPHRDFLKAAALFARLPEINKRLRELEAKIKSLEEAP
- a CDS encoding OmpH family outer membrane protein, translated to MGKITEKKRHSVLWVGFVVFLVTLGLVKASSATDGVKIGYVDLRVALNESESGKKAKTELETLIKTKQAAIEEKGKNVEKLKAELEKQGSVLSAEAKKAKEEEIERLLRDYQRMVQDAQAEIKKKEDQITGGIIKEIREVIDKIGQEDGYSLILENVEGIILYSRKDLDVTDKVIKRYNETRTKDKK
- a CDS encoding BamA/TamA family outer membrane protein translates to RDFTSLQPIGGTRELIFNAEYIFPIFTEVKLKGVAFFDYGTATDAGVSFKKSAICLPAPLATDCPMRPTTGAGIRWISPMGPIRVEYGYNLQRKAGEPQGKVEFAFGSFF